One genomic window of Arvicanthis niloticus isolate mArvNil1 chromosome 24, mArvNil1.pat.X, whole genome shotgun sequence includes the following:
- the LOC143438231 gene encoding DNA-directed RNA polymerases I and III subunit RPAC2: protein MEDDQELERKISGLKTSMAEGERKTALEMVQAAGTDRQCVTFVLHEEDHTLGNCLRYIIMKNPEVEFCGYTTTHPSESKINLRIQTRGALPAVEPFQKGLNELLNVCQHVLVKFEASIKDYKNKKARKNEPTF from the exons ATGGAAGACgatcaggagctggagag aAAAATATCAGGATTGAAGACCTCAATGGCTGAAGGCGAGAGGAAGACAGCCCTGGAAATGGTCCAGGCAGCTGGAACAGATAGACAGTGTGTGACATTTGTACTGCACGAGGAGGACCATACACTAGGAAATTGTCTACGGTACATAATCATGAAGAACCCGGAAGTGGAATTTTGTGGTTACACTACAACCCATCCTTCAGAGAGCAAAATTAATTTGCGAATTCAGACACGGGGTGCACTTCCAGCCGTTGAGCCGTTTCAGAAAGGCCTGAATGAGCTCTTGAATGTCTGCCAGCATGTGCTtgtcaagtttgaggccagcataaaggactataaaaataaaaaggcaagaaaaaacgAACCCACATTCTAG